Proteins encoded together in one Mus pahari chromosome 9, PAHARI_EIJ_v1.1, whole genome shotgun sequence window:
- the LOC110327071 gene encoding olfactory receptor 2AP1-like, with product MMANHSSVTKFILLGLTNDVNLQAVLFLFLILTYILSVMGNSAIILLTLLDYRLQTPMYFFLRNFAFLEISFTSVFVPKMLINIGTGDKTISFAGCFTQYFFAILLGATEFYLLAVMSYDRYVAICKPLHYTTIMSRRLCFQLVLSSWLSGFIVVAVPHAMTLQLPFCASNIINHYCCDYTILLHLSCSDTHFIEVIQFLLAAVTLILTLLLVILSYTHIIKTILRIPSAQQRKKAFSTCSSHMIVVSLSYGSCIFMYINPSFKDAANFNKRVAVLNTSVAPLLNPFIYTLRNKQVKIAFKDMLSKTISFFKK from the coding sequence ATGATGGCAAACCACTCATCAGTGACAAAGTTCATTCTTCTTGGATTGACAAATGATGTCAACCTTCAAGctgtgctttttctctttctgatcttAACTTATATCTTAAGTGTCATGGGAAACTCCGCCATTATTCTCTTGACTCTGCTGGATTACCGCCTCCAGACGCCTATGTATTTCTTCCTCCGAAATTTTGCGTTTTTGGAGATATCTTTTACCTCTGTCTTTGTTCCCAAGATGCTAATCAATATTGGAACTGGAGACAAGACTATTTCCTTTGCTGGTTGCTTCACACAGTATTTTTTCGCAATCCTTCTGGGAGCAACAGAATTTTACCTCTTAGCAGTGAtgtcctatgaccgctatgttgcCATTTGCAAACCCCTGCATTACACAACTATCATGAGCCGGAGACTTTGCTTCCAATTAGTTTTAAGTTCCTGGTTATCTGGTTTTATAGTTGTTGCTGTGCCACATGCAATGACTCTTCAGTTGCCTTTCTGTGCATCCAACATCATCAATCATTATTGCTGTGACTACACTATATTGCTGCATTTATCATGTTCAGACACACACTTCATAGAAGTGATCCAGttcctcctggctgctgtgaCCCTCATCCTCACCTTGCTGCTGGTGAttctctcctacacacacatcATCAAGACCATTTTGAGGATCCCCTCTgctcaacagagaaagaaagctttCTCTACTTGTTCCTCTCACATGATAGTGGTCTCACTCTCTTATGGAAGctgtattttcatgtatataaatCCTTCTTTTAAAGATGCAGCAAATTTTAATAAGAGAGTAGCTGTTTTAAATACCTCTGTTGCACCTCTGTTAAATCCATTCATCTACACTCTTAGAAACAAGCAAGTAAAAATAGCCTTCAAAGATATGCTAAGCAAGACTataagtttctttaaaaagtaa